In Notamacropus eugenii isolate mMacEug1 chromosome 1, mMacEug1.pri_v2, whole genome shotgun sequence, one genomic interval encodes:
- the FANK1 gene encoding fibronectin type 3 and ankyrin repeat domains protein 1 isoform X3, whose protein sequence is MHTYGIIYTGYATKHVVEGLEPRTLYKFRLKVTNPSGEYYYSPVVSVSTTREPISSEHFHRAVNVNDEDLLVRILQGGHVKVDVPNKLGFTALMVAAQKGYTRLVKILIGNGTDVNLKNGSGKDSLMLACYSGHLDVVKYLRAHGASWEARDLGGCTALHWAADGGHSDIIDWMIKDGCKIDVADYGSGWTPLMRVSAVSGNKEVASLLIEAGADVNVKDKDGKTPLMVAVLNNHEELVQLLLEKGADPSVTNEFGKGVLEMARVFDRQNVIALLEEQKRSLSLKKASFLS, encoded by the exons GGGCTATGCGACAAAGCATGTTGTGGAAGGTCTGGAGCCCAGAACATTGTATAAATTTCGATTAAAGGTCACCAACCCCTCTGGAGAATATTACTATAGTCCAGTTGTTTCAGTGTCTACGACCA GGGAGCCCATAAGTAGTGAGCATTTCCATCGAGCTGTTAATGTGAATGATGAAGACCTGCTTGTCCGGATACTTCAAGGAGG CCATGTTAAGGTTGATGTTCCAAATAAGCTTGGCTTTACCGCCCTGATGGTGGCTGCCCAGAAGGGTTACACACG ACTGGTGAAGATCCTGATTGGGAATGGGACTGACGTGAACCTGAAGAATGGAAGCGGGAAGGACAG TCTGATGCTTGCCTGTTATTCTGGACACCTGGACGTGGTCAAATACCTCAGAGCACATGGAGCCTCCTGGGAGGCCCGAGACCTGGGAGGCTGCACAGCCTTGCATTGGGCTGCTGATGGGGGTCACTCTGACATCATTGATTGGATGATTAAGGACGGCTGCAAG ATAGATGTTGCAGACTATGGTTCAGGATGGACACCACTGATGAGAGTATCTGCAGTATCAGGAAACAAAGAGGTGGCTTCTCTCTTAATCGAAGCTGGAGCAGATGTGAATGTGAAAGATAAAGATGGGAAGACTCCCTTAATG GTGGCCGTATTAAATAATCATGAAGAATTGGTTCAGTTACTTCTCgaaaaaggagcagatccaagtgtTACAAATGAG TTTGGCAAAGGTGTCCTGGAGATGGCCCGAGTGTTTGACAGACAG AATGTGATTGCCTTATTAGAAGAACAGAAGAGAAGTCTTAGCCTGAAGAAAGCCTCTTTCTTGAGCTGA
- the FANK1 gene encoding fibronectin type 3 and ankyrin repeat domains protein 1 isoform X4: MTDRGYATKHVVEGLEPRTLYKFRLKVTNPSGEYYYSPVVSVSTTREPISSEHFHRAVNVNDEDLLVRILQGGHVKVDVPNKLGFTALMVAAQKGYTRLVKILIGNGTDVNLKNGSGKDSLMLACYSGHLDVVKYLRAHGASWEARDLGGCTALHWAADGGHSDIIDWMIKDGCKIDVADYGSGWTPLMRVSAVSGNKEVASLLIEAGADVNVKDKDGKTPLMVAVLNNHEELVQLLLEKGADPSVTNEFGKGVLEMARVFDRQNVIALLEEQKRSLSLKKASFLS, translated from the exons GGGCTATGCGACAAAGCATGTTGTGGAAGGTCTGGAGCCCAGAACATTGTATAAATTTCGATTAAAGGTCACCAACCCCTCTGGAGAATATTACTATAGTCCAGTTGTTTCAGTGTCTACGACCA GGGAGCCCATAAGTAGTGAGCATTTCCATCGAGCTGTTAATGTGAATGATGAAGACCTGCTTGTCCGGATACTTCAAGGAGG CCATGTTAAGGTTGATGTTCCAAATAAGCTTGGCTTTACCGCCCTGATGGTGGCTGCCCAGAAGGGTTACACACG ACTGGTGAAGATCCTGATTGGGAATGGGACTGACGTGAACCTGAAGAATGGAAGCGGGAAGGACAG TCTGATGCTTGCCTGTTATTCTGGACACCTGGACGTGGTCAAATACCTCAGAGCACATGGAGCCTCCTGGGAGGCCCGAGACCTGGGAGGCTGCACAGCCTTGCATTGGGCTGCTGATGGGGGTCACTCTGACATCATTGATTGGATGATTAAGGACGGCTGCAAG ATAGATGTTGCAGACTATGGTTCAGGATGGACACCACTGATGAGAGTATCTGCAGTATCAGGAAACAAAGAGGTGGCTTCTCTCTTAATCGAAGCTGGAGCAGATGTGAATGTGAAAGATAAAGATGGGAAGACTCCCTTAATG GTGGCCGTATTAAATAATCATGAAGAATTGGTTCAGTTACTTCTCgaaaaaggagcagatccaagtgtTACAAATGAG TTTGGCAAAGGTGTCCTGGAGATGGCCCGAGTGTTTGACAGACAG AATGTGATTGCCTTATTAGAAGAACAGAAGAGAAGTCTTAGCCTGAAGAAAGCCTCTTTCTTGAGCTGA